A single region of the Vicia villosa cultivar HV-30 ecotype Madison, WI linkage group LG4, Vvil1.0, whole genome shotgun sequence genome encodes:
- the LOC131597360 gene encoding B3 domain-containing protein At2g33720-like codes for MNNIHFGNEREQIQKKRKSYDEATTNMKTSKRRLCNNNNNEEEKNNKGSVSTTLKLYDDPWKIKKTLTDSDLGILSRLLLAADLVKKQILPMLEVDEARAAESEEGSPVHVCDMETNTMHELVLKRWSSSKSYVLIGKWNQDFVRRRELKKGDEIGFQWDPFKRTFNFCVLKRAMPMP; via the coding sequence ATGAACAATATTCACTTTGGAAATGAAAGAGAGCAAATTCAGAAGAAGAGGAAATCGTATGATGAAGCCACTACCAACATGAAAACTTCAAAGAGAAGAttatgcaacaacaataacaatgaagaagagaaaaacaacaaGGGATCAGTTTCGACAACACTTAAGCTTTACGATGATCCATGGAAGATAAAGAAGACACTAACAGACAGTGATCTAGGAATCTTGAGCAGACTCTTGTTGGCTGCAGATTTAGTGAAGAAACAAATTTTGCCTATGTTGGAGGTTGATGAAGCAAGAGCTGCAGAAAGCGAGGAAGGTTCCCCGGTTCATGTTTGCGACATGGAAACAAACACCATGCACGAACTCGTTCTAAAGCGATGGTCTTCGTCCAAGAGTTATGTTCTTATTGGAAAGTGGAATCAAGATTTTGTGAGAAGAAGAGAACTTAAGAAAGGAGATGAGATTGGATTTCAATGGGATCCTTTTAAACGCACCTTCAATTTCTGTGTTCTTAAAAGGGCTATGCCCATGCCATAA